From a region of the Poecile atricapillus isolate bPoeAtr1 chromosome 4, bPoeAtr1.hap1, whole genome shotgun sequence genome:
- the ZBTB49 gene encoding zinc finger and BTB domain-containing protein 49, producing MDTVASHSCHLLQQLHEQRIQGLLCDCMLVVKGVCFKAHKNVLAAFSQYFRTLFQNSSGQKNDVFHLDIKNVGGIGQILDFMYTSHLDLSQDNVQAMLDIAQCLQVQNVLNICHTFLKSSTAVEQAASMPCNSVFSLQNALGSDTGCAGDGYGTNLLPECSADTQTNKVLAEHHSHASQSVNLHTPSGDGQKPPQDSLDGNCTELPFKQPSYYYKLRNFYSKQFYKQNACSDHERGAEPSFSYNTSTEINTVENNSCTVNHSECILETTDHLPSNFLVQSASEAAPDQNAESTVLQPTRQMRLKKAIHLKKLNFLRSQKSAEQPPEPQRDDSRVTEVVEPVNESITDTTHVRVTDEKEAEDLVNSENFEQTVEVERSRGPLEQEGQSQTLQSQKQYTCELCGKAFKHPSNLELHKRSHTGEKPFECNICGKHFSQAGNLQTHLRRHSGEKPYICEICGKRFAASGDVQRHIIIHSGEKPHLCDICGRGFSNFSNLKEHKKTHTADKVFTCDECGKSFNMQRKLVKHRIRHTGERPYSCSACGKCFAGSGDLRRHVRTHTGEKPYTCETCNKCFTRSAVLRRHKKMHCKASEEGPNALEEFTQGIETPDLDKSQSSDSFGPEMSVTLLPVSVKFPVHPTGNSTEFDSSADSYCKLRSMIQHHDSANPEKLGVDSAKLLKGQAQAAPPPPYAYSDVDVAAAEEPLQSGGVAMIRSSAAGLDGHCSSEALGSRASSAAYKSNEGPFFSSMTLWGLAMKTLQNESELEQ from the exons GACCCTTTTCCAGAATTCTTCAGGCCAGAAGAATGATGTGTTTCACTTGGACATTAAAAATGTAGGCGGCATAGGCCAGATCCTGGACTTCATGTACACCTCCCACCTGGATCTTAGTCAGGACAATGTACAAGCTATGCTGGACATTGCACAGTGCCTCCAAGTGCAAAATGTGCTGAACATTTGCCACACCTTTTTAAAGTCTTCCACAGCTGTGGAGCAGGCAGCCAGTATGCCGTGTAATAGTGTATTTTCACtgcagaatgctttgggttCAGATACCGGCTGTGCTGGTGACGGCTATGGGACAAACCTATTGCCTGAGTGCTCAGCTGACACACAGACTAACAAAGTCTTGGCTGAGCACCACTCACATGCATCACAGTCTGTTAATCTGCACACCCCATCAGGTGATGGACAGAAACCACCACAAGATTCCTTAGATGGCAACTGCACAGAGCTTCCATTTAAACAACCAAGTTACTACTATAAACTACGCAACTTTTACAGCAAACAGTTCTATAAACAAAACGCTTGCTCTGATCACGAGAGAGGAGCAGAACCATCCTTTTCTTACAACACATCCACAGAAATAAACACAGTGGAGAATAATTCTTGCACTGTCAATCACTCTGAGTGTATTCTGGAAACCACTGATCATTTACCATCAAACTTTCTGGTTCAGTCTGCAAGTGAAGCTGCTCCAGACCAAAATGCAGAGAGCACAGTTCTGCAGCCGACCAGACAAATGCGACTGAAAAAGGCAATACACCTcaaaaagttaaattttctAAGATCTCAGAAATCTGCAGAGCAGCCGCCTGAGCCCCAAAGAGATGACAGTAGAGTGACAGAAGTAGTTGAACCTGTAAATGAAAGTATCACGGACACGACACATGTTAGAGTTACTGATgaaaaagaagctgaagatTTAGTGAATTCAGAGAATTTTGAACAAACTGTTGAAGTGGAAAGATCTCGAGGTCCTTTGGAACAAGAAGGACAATCACAGACTCTTCAGTCACAGAAACAATATACTTGTGAGTTATGTGGGAAGGCTTTCAAACATCCAAGCAATTTGGAGCTACATAAAAGGTCTCATACAG gTGAGAAACCTTTTGAATGTAACATTTGTGGGAAACACTTCTCACAG GCAGGTAATCTCCAGACACATTTACGACGACATTCTGGTGAGAAGCCGTACATTTGTGAAATCTGTGGGAAGAG ATTTGCTGCTTCTGGTGATGTTCAGCGTCATATAATTATTCATTCTGGAGAAAAACCTCACCTGTGTGATATCTGTGGCAGAG GTTTCAGTAACTTCAGTAATTTAAAGGAGCACAAAAAGACGCATACAGCAGATAAAGTATTCACCTGTGATGAATGTGGGAAGTCATTTAATATGCAACGAAAATTGGTAAAGCACAGGATAAGGCACACTGGAGAGAGACCATACAGCTGTTCAGCTTGTG GGAAATGTTTTGCAGGCTCTGGTGACCTGCGCAGGCACGTGAGGACTCACactggggagaagccctacacCTGTGAGACGTGTAACAAGTGCTTCACTCGCTCGGCCGTGCTGCGGCGGCACAAGAAGATGCACTGCAAAGCCTCTGAGGAGGGGCCCAACGCACTCGAGGAATTTACTCAAGGGATTGAAACGCCCGACCTTGACAAGTCCCAGAGCTCTGACTCTTTTGGCCCAGAAATGTCAGTTACATTGTTACCGGTGTCTGTTAAATTTCCCGTTCATCCAACTGGAAACTCCACTGAATTTGACAGTTCCGCGGATTCTTACTGTAAGCTGCGGTCAATGATCCAGCACCACGACTCAGCAAACCCGGAGAAACTCGGCGTGGATTCTGCTAAACTCCTGAAAGGCCAGGCACAGGCGGCTCCACCGCCACCCTATGCTTACTCAGACGTCGATGTGGCCGCAGCAGAGGAGCCCCTGCAGTCGGGTGGCGTTGCCATGATCCGCTCCTCCGCGGCGGGCCTGGACGGGCACTGCAGCAGCGAGGCCCTGGGCAGCCGGGCCTCCTCTGCCGCTTACAAGAGTAACGAGGGCCCCTTCTTCTCCAGCATGACCCTCTGGGGCTTGGCGATGAAGACCTTGCAAAATGAAAGCGAGTTGGAGCAATGA